The Lolium rigidum isolate FL_2022 chromosome 2, APGP_CSIRO_Lrig_0.1, whole genome shotgun sequence genomic interval ATGTGACGCAAGAATGTCTCATCACTCTGTACGCGTATTGTGATTGCGTCTCCAAGGCCCAACAGATATTCGATGAGCTTGTAAGCTCACAAAGTACTGTTCCCCTTTCTTCACTGAATGCAATGCTGGATGCCTACTGCATGAACCGCTTGCCCATGGAAGCAGATCGGTTGTTGGATACTGCAATAGAGAAAGGTGTCGTGCCCAATGCTTCGACGTATAAGTTGCTCTACAAGGCATACACCAGGGCGAATGATAAGATGCTTGTCCAGAAGTTGCTCCAGCGAATGAACAAGCAGGGTATTGTCCCGAATAAAAAGTTCTTCCTTGATGCTTTGGAAGCATTTGGCAACTCCGCCAATAAACCCAGGAGAGTACGTACCTCGGACGCTGCAACAGAGCCAAGTAGAGATTCTGCGAGCAATTCAGAAATGGCTCGTTCAAGCAAGACAAAGTTAAGTTTTTCGGAAGCAGTTGATGGCTTCACCAGGATATTACCCAATTCAAACTCTGCAAGCAAGGCAGATGCAGGTTCTGAAATCAATTCAGAAACAGCTACTTCAGACGAGCCAGAGTTAAGCTTTTCGCAAGTAGCTTCTTGATCGGACACTCTGTTCTGAACTGCTTGATAGTAGAATGTGTTCAATTGATTGTACCAAGTGATACGTTTGGGGGTTGGTCCTAGAAATGAGGTCACCCATGTGATCAGTGGCTTGAATTTGAACCATCCTAGATGGCGGGGTTGAAATTttaggaatacctctcatgcgcATTCATCAAAAAGGTTGAACCACATGGTACTAGAACCATCACATTCCATTCAACATCAAGATACCCTTCTGTTTGTACTTTGGCAGGGGTTGCTTGCTTCTAAACTTTATAGTTGTTATTATATAAAATCACAGTAGCAGTTTTTTCAATTTTGCCCGTACAGATCATTGCCCCCTTTTTTTGAGATAGATTATTGCCCTTGTTTCTATCTCTGGTTATGGTCTTTGCTGCTCTTCAGAGGAAGTGTCACAAGTTGAACAGTTTATTATGCATGGTTTAGGATCAATTTTGCTGAAAAGATCCATAAAACTGATAGTTATACATCCAGATGACGCGGTTTTGCCACTGAGAAATGAAGCAGAGTGCATACTGAGTGCTCACTGACTTAAAGAATGATCAATTATGCAAGACATAGTTCAAGCAATCATGCTAATTCACATGTTTCGATAGTTTAGAAGATAGTACAGGACTTCTGCAAGTCAGATGGCCCTTAAAATATCGAGCAATCTTGACTGAAGACAACTAGACAACCCATATACGAATCATGATACACATTAAGACAGCATGCCAAAAAAAGATCGCCAGCTACACCAGGCAAACTGAAGTGCTGCATTGCCAATGACATTGCTGAACTGAGAAAATTGTTGCTTGTGTCAGCCTCATGCATTCTGAGCTCAAAACTGTGCCCTCGCCTAGTCTAATATCTGATAATCCTACAAGACGCAAGGGCCGGGACAACAGATACATTCTCTATCATCACTTCGTCTGCAACTCAAAGCTTCTCAAGAACTATGCACCAGTTGGATTTGTCGTAGAATTGGTCGACGATAGCTGCATTTTTCATACCAGCAACTAACCTGAAACAATGACAACCAACAATGCAAAATATTTTCAATCAGAACACCAATAGATGAAGCAAAAGGGAGCAGACTATGTATAGCATTTCCTTTTTTTCAAGGCTAGTTTATTAACATGATAAGGGCTAAGATGGTAGCAATAGGTCACCCGTAAAATCTTTAACCATGAAAGATACAGCAAATCAACGCCTGTTGTCAAATTGCATGCCATGCTTGCATTTCCCGTTTTGCCACACCATTGTTTATGTAACCaaataaactactccctccgtcacggTTTATTAGTCCCACGCGTATCTCTAGGTTGTCAATTTGACTTCAATAATATGAATTCTATAACACAAAAAATATATTGTTAAAAAGTATAACATGTaaagtttctaatgatatatttttttgtaACATATAACTCATATTAAGTTGGTTCAATAGATGACATAGGGACATGGGCAGGACTAATAAACTGGGATAGAGGTAGTAGTTGATTGACAAGTACGCCGTATGAAAATTATATCAAGTAAAAGTTAGCAAAGAAAGAATATGAAATGCAAAATCTTGTATGACATCTCTGAACAAATAGAGAATGATCTGACTAGTCATCAAATTAACACCATGGAGTAGGAGATTTTATGATGCCTCTACTATGGTGAATTAAAAAAAATGGCATGGTTTAATATCTTCACTTGTGCAGGATCCTACAAAAAAGGGGAAAACAAGAGACACATTTTTCATGAGAACGTTAAGAGCAAGGATACTGCACCTTTGAAGTTCTCCTTCGACAAAAATATGATAATAACGGTTGTAGACCACAGTGCCCTTCTTATCATCTTTCTTCGCCAATCCATTTTGAAGAGCAGCAGCAGATGCACCACCAATTTCAGCACGGTGAAATGGTAGATGCCAAGGAACAAAGTACTCCTGCTGGGTTTTGTCATGCTCATCCATAGTCAAGGAATCATCACTGCAAGCCACAGTAGTCTTATCCTCTGAACCATCGTAACTATTCTTCAGCTGATCATCTGTCTGCTTCGTGGCGCTGGTGTCTTCATCAGTCTCTCCAATGCTATCTAGCACACTAGAAGATTTGCTTCGCACGGGAGGACTGCTAGGATCAACCCACTCTTCATTATACTTATCACACAGCGGAGTCCACTTGTTAAGCAGCGACTTGTCCTCCTGCTCCACAGCCCAAACCGTGATCAGCACGAGCCCACCCCTCTTCACAACACGGACCAACTCCTCAATGGCTTTCCTCCGCCTCTCCTCAGTACTCAGATGATGCAGCACCGCTATCGAGATCGCCGCATCACCGACATTCTCCCTGTACGGCATGTTGACAGCGTCAGCAACAAACACCTCGTGCCCCCTCCCCGCGCATATCTCGATGAGCGGGGGGCTTATGTCGCAGCCTAGGTAGAAGCACCCGGGGTTGAAGCCCAGGTACTTGCCGTTGCCGCAGCCGGCGTCCAGCACGACGGACCCGGGCCTCAGCGAGTCGAGGAACCCCGCGACCTTGGGCCACTTGGCGAACCGCGTCGCGCTGAAGTGGGGGGCTATGGCGTCGTACACGCGGTGCACGTACTTCTTCTCGATGTGCGGTGTGGCCTGcacgctcggggggcagctgcggTTGTTCCCCTCGGCGAGGGGCGCGGCCTGGCCTTCCAAACTGTCATCACTCGGCGTCATGGGATTGGGATTGCTGCTGCTGCGAATACCTTGGTAAGCTTGATTCCAGCAAGAGAATTCTTTCCCGTGAACTCTTGGGCTGTGCCGATTCGATGCAGAGATGGCCTGGCGTGGGGTCCTTGCTGCTACCCTCGAGAATATCTGGATCATGCAATGGTGCAAAAGCTTTGTTCCGGAGCCGCGGTACCGTGCTGGCAGAGCGCACGAGGCTTCGTCCTGCCGGCCGCGCGCCTTCCTGCTAGGTTGTGTCTGGTTACTTTAGCACGTGGACAGAAATCGCGGTGGCGTCACTTCCGCGGCGAATTCCGTAAGCAGATCTGAAGAGGAACGGGGCCACGATGGCATACTTCCGTGAGCAGATCTAGAgaggagggggagaggaaggcgtaCCTGATGCCTGATGCCGGCGTGGTGAGGGAGACGGCGGGCTCGGGCCTAGCTGTCTGCAGTGAGGAGGCGCGGGAGGTGATCGGAGGGGGCACGACTGGGGGAGGAGGCGATGAGGGTGGGTAGGGGacagaggcggcggcgcgggacagCGGTCAGCGGGGGAGGCGGCGGGGCTAGGGGAGGAGGGAGGCGCCGTTCGAGACTCGAGAGTCGGGACTCGGCCGGGTAAGATGGGTTTGGGCTTGGACGGGCCGAGCCGAGCCTTCCGGAGCGCGAGGGAAGGTCCACGGGGAGATTGTTGGGCTTGGTTTTTTCTttctacttagagcatctccaacaggcgcgctatatcgcggcgcgccaaAAGCAAAAATCTGCGCGCGCTAAACCGTTGCCGCGCGCATGATCGATTTCTCCTCCGCCGGGTGCGCCATTTTGCtgcgcgcgttggcgcggtaaaatagcacctccgccggacgcgccattttgcgaGCGCGCGGGCGCgcgcaaacaacaaacacacacaagtatgcatccaagaagatcaaacaatatataaaaattcacaaatatattgtaccatccaaatacaatacattgttcacaacaatacttcacaccaaatacaacacgtccaacatacaacaatacaacatggttttgagacaatacaacacatagttttcaaacaaatacaacaaatatgcaactatcgttgtccattccaattccaccattcttccatgagatcttttgaagctcatcatgtgtgtcgttgcaccgaatggcatggtatgaggcaatgaatcgggcaatcctatgtgcggacctcgtcacttgcacgggaacccccatcaagtcgtagtgggtatgatccacatcttttccgtgatcttcctctataatcatgttgtgcatgattacacacgcggtctgatataccaaaggcattcttgatcccaaaatctagccggtcctctaactatggcaaattgggcttgcaaaatcccaaatgctctctctacatctttcctagccgccgcttgtgcattgtggaattgagtttgctttttaccttttggttgaataattggcttcacaaatgtttgccaccttggatatatgctgaaggagatatgccctagaggcaataataaagtggttattatttatatctttatgtttatgataaatgtttatatatcatgctataattgtattaaccgaaacattagtacatgtgtgatatgtagacaaacaaagagtccctagtacgcctcttaactagcttgttgattaatggatgattagtttcataatcatgaacattagatgttattaataacaatgttatatcattgtatgaatgatgtaatggacacacccaattaagcgtagcataagatctcgtcattaagttatttgctataagctttcgatacatagttacctagtccttatgaccatgagatcatgtaaatcacttataccggaaaggtactttgattacatcaaacgccactgcgtaaatgggtggttataaaggtgggattaagtatccggaaagtatgagttgaggcatatggatcaacgagtgggatttgtccatcccgatgacNNNNNNNNNNNNNNNNNNNNNNNNNNNNNNNNNNNNNNNNNNNNNNNNNNNNNNNNNNNNNNNNNNNNNNNNNNNNNNNNNNNNNNNNNNNNNNNNNNNNccaaccccctctctctccccaaaccctagcggtctctctcctccaccacatcccgcacgcttaagcgaagctccgccggatt includes:
- the LOC124690688 gene encoding pentatricopeptide repeat-containing protein PPR5, chloroplastic-like gives rise to the protein MEIFRWMQKQRWYVADNDIYSKLISVMGRKGQIRMAISCQLTFNSMITNYGKARLMEKAESVLEKMEELGFKPNYVTQECLITLYAYCDCVSKAQQIFDELVSSQSTVPLSSLNAMLDAYCMNRLPMEADRLLDTAIEKGVVPNASTYKLLYKAYTRANDKMLVQKLLQRMNKQGIVPNKKFFLDALEAFGNSANKPRRVRTSDAATEPSRDSASNSEMARSSKTKLSFSEAVDGFTRILPNSNSASKADAGSEINSETATSDEPELSFSQVAS
- the LOC124688367 gene encoding tRNA (carboxymethyluridine(34)-5-O)-methyltransferase-like, translating into MIQIFSRVAARTPRQAISASNRHSPRVHGKEFSCWNQAYQGIRSSSNPNPMTPSDDSLEGQAAPLAEGNNRSCPPSVQATPHIEKKYVHRVYDAIAPHFSATRFAKWPKVAGFLDSLRPGSVVLDAGCGNGKYLGFNPGCFYLGCDISPPLIEICAGRGHEVFVADAVNMPYRENVGDAAISIAVLHHLSTEERRRKAIEELVRVVKRGGLVLITVWAVEQEDKSLLNKWTPLCDKYNEEWVDPSSPPVRSKSSSVLDSIGETDEDTSATKQTDDQLKNSYDGSEDKTTVACSDDSLTMDEHDKTQQEYFVPWHLPFHRAEIGGASAAALQNGLAKKDDKKGTVVYNRYYHIFVEGELQRLVAGMKNAAIVDQFYDKSNWCIVLEKL